The Papaver somniferum cultivar HN1 chromosome 3, ASM357369v1, whole genome shotgun sequence genome includes a region encoding these proteins:
- the LOC113359089 gene encoding U-box domain-containing protein 1-like — protein sequence MDSSPILMVSSAFLPTGSLIESLIHISHEVSSVDSKLPLLQARNVAKLTRKIKLLSSLFEDIRELNGPLPPSSILCLNELYTVIRKAKVLIQECKDGSCLWNVLQSEFMSKQFHVLVKEMGMALDILPLSLINITPDVREQVELLHKQIKRVDAFLDPVEFQRREEILKLMSNNNENKYKNKRISDSKKQIEKIMCGIGLKNHADYEEEILKLEGEARKQAGTGGLIVVSNINNLISLVSYSKSMIFGDAKYDEKIISKLDHEAVVKRSASLSRDFDPSPSTSQSIILHIPDEFRCPISLDLMKDPVIVASGHTYDRSPITQWINSGHHTCPKSGQKLIHMALIPNYALKCLIRQWREENNIPLTSEMRSSSEERSTSKRKEMENSVDHISASKAAIDSVKLTAEFLVGKLATGSPDTQRQAAYQLRLLAKTGMINRRLISEAGAIPFLVTLLSSHDPQIQENAVTALLNLSIFDNNKVLIMAAGAIDNIIDILQSGKTMEAKENAAAAIFSLSMIDDCKITIGARPRAIPALVGLLREGTSVGKRDAATALFNLAIYNANKANVVIAGAVPLLIELLMDDTAGITDDALAVLALLSGNLEGLEEIKKNRTMVPLLVDLLRFGSAKGKENAVTLLLGLCKNGGEELTRRLILHPHSIPSLQKVISDGSLKARRRGEALLKLLNRLCFQSSHSSSQNSSQNSSHNSLERQYEPSK from the coding sequence GCTACTGTCTTCACTTTTCGAAGATATCCGTGAATTGAATGGTCCACTTCCGCCGTCTTCGATCCTTTGTCTTAATGAGTTGTACACTGTGATTCGAAAAGCAAAGGTTTTGATTCAAGAGTGTAAAGACGGGAGTTGCTTGTGGAATGTTTTGCAATCTGAATTCATGTCAAAACAATTTCATGTTTTGGTGAAGGAGATGGGTATGGCACTTGACATTCTTCCTTTGAGTTTGATCAACATAACTCCAGATGTTCGAGAGCAAGTAGAGCTTCTCCACAAGCAGATAAAGAGGGTGGATGCTTTTCTTGATCCTGTAGAGTTTCAACGAAGAGAAGAGATTCTGAAATTGATGAGCAACAACAATGAAAACAAGTATAAAAATAAGAGGATTTCCGACAGCAAGAAACAAATAGAAAAGATTATGTGTGGTATAGGTCTGAAGAATCATGCTGATTATGAAGAGGAAATATTGAAGCTAGAAGGAGAGGCTCGTAAACAAGCTGGAACAGGAGGTCTAATTGTTGTTTCAAATATTAACAACCTTATCTCCCTTGTATCGTATTCAAAATCTATGATATTTGGTGATGCAAAATATGATGAGAAAATAATCAGCAAACTAGATCATGAAGCAGTGGTGAAGAGGTCAGCGTCCTTATCTAGAGATTTTGATCCATCACCTTCAACTTCTCAGTCAATCATACTTCACATCCCTGACGAATTTCGATGCCCAATTTCACTTGATTTGATGAAAGACCCAGTCATTGTAGCATCTGGCCACACTTATGATCGAAGTCCGATTACTCAGTGGATAAATTCAGGTCACCACACATGCCCAAAGAGTGGACAGAAACTAATTCACATGGCTCTGATACCCAATTACGCACTGAAGTGTTTAATCCGTCAAtggagagaagaaaataatatccCACTAACAAGTGAAATGCGTTCTTCATCTGAAGAGAGAAGTACCAGTAAGAGAAAAGAAATGGAGAACTCTGTGGATCACATTTCTGCATCAAAAGCTGCTATAGATTCTGTAAAGCTGACAGCCGAATTCCTAGTGGGGAAGCTGGCAACTGGGTCACCTGATACTCAGAGACAGGCAGCTTACCAACTAAGATTACTTGCCAAAACAGGAATGATCAATCGCCGACTAATTTCCGAGGCAGGCGCTATTCCATTCTTAGTTACATTGTTAAGTTCCCATGATCCACAAATCCAAGAGAATGCAGTTACTGCCTTATTGAATCTCTCCATTTTCGATAACAATAAGGTTCTTATAATGGCAGCTGGAGCAATTGATAATATAATAGACATCTTGCAGTCAGGGAAAACAATGGAAGCAAAGGAGAATGCAGCAGCAGCCATATTCAGCTTGTCGATGATAGACGACTGTAAGATTACAATTGGGGCCCGCCCAAGAGCAATCCCAGCATTGGTGGGTCTACTGAGGGAGGGGACCAGTGTTGGCAAGAGAGATGCAGCCACAGCTCTATTTAACCTTGCGATTTACAATGCTAACAAAGCCAATGTGGTGATCGCCGGGGCAGTTCCTTTGCTCATTGAACTATTGATGGATGATACAGCAGGAATCACGGATGATGCGCTGGCTGTGCTAGCTTTACTATCTGGAAATCTTGAAGGACTTGAAGAGATTAAGAAGAACAGAACGATGGTGCCACTCCTTGTTGATCTGTTGAGGTTCGGTTCTGCAAAAGGGAAGGAGAACGCAGTAACTCTTCTGCTAGGACTCTGTAAAAATGGAGGAGAAGAACTTACTAGGCGTTTGATATTACACCCACACAGTATACCTTCGTTACAGAAAGTAATTTCTGATGGATCTCTCAAGGCTAGAAGAAGAGGTGAAGCTCTTCTAAAATTACTCAATAGGCTTTGCTTCCAGTCTTCTCACAGTTCTTCTCAAAATTCTTCCCAGAATTCTTCTCACAATTCCCTGGAACGACAATACGAACCAAGTAAATAG